The Trichocoleus sp. FACHB-46 region CACTACCCGCCTCAAATCATTGAGAGCTCAAGCGATCGCAACTCAAATAATGCCGAAGATAGTCATTTTCGGCAATCACAAAGGTGGTAACGGCAAAAGTCAGCGGTTGCAAATTTCCTCAAACTCAGCATTAGGATAGCCATCAATCCGCTGCGCTTAAGGGTTAGCTGGGTATTGCCAGAGCTTTTTGCATCACAGACTCGATGTACTCAGCTTTGCCTGTTGTTATGCTTCTCGATCGCTGAAGAAGCGTTGAGCAAGATGGTACTTCAATTGCGCATAACGTGCAGCTTCATCTGCATGCTTGCGGAGGTAGTCTCGAAACAACAAGCGCTCCCACAAAACGCTGTCTGGTTCAACCATATGGAGATGATGAGTGCGTGGACCGTTGGGGGGTAATCCTTTGACAAAGAACATCCATTCAGGGTCGGGATTATCCAACCAGTAAGCATAGCCCAAGCGGGTAGTGCAATTTTGTAAAGGATGTAGAAAAACAGGTTGTCTCAACATCGTAACAACTTGGTTCTGATCATTTCGTTGTAATGATGAATAAAGTTCCAGATGGCTCCAACATGATTGTCGAGCTTTTTGGAGAAGGACAATGTTTTCCTCACCAGGCGAGAGACTCGTTGGCGTAACGTGTTGTTGAACCCCTTAATATAGCTCGTCAACCCTGTCTTCTTACCAACGGCTCGGTAG contains the following coding sequences:
- a CDS encoding GrpB family protein, with translation MLRQPVFLHPLQNCTTRLGYAYWLDNPDPEWMFFVKGLPPNGPRTHHLHMVEPDSVLWERLLFRDYLRKHADEAARYAQLKYHLAQRFFSDREA